A stretch of Corallococcus macrosporus DNA encodes these proteins:
- the nbaC gene encoding 3-hydroxyanthranilate 3,4-dioxygenase, with protein MGRLTPINFKKWIDEHRHLLKPPVGNQQVWADRDFMVTVVGGPNSRTDFHVNEGEEFFYQLEGDITLRVIDEGQVQDVPIREGEIFLLPPKVPHSPQRPPNTIGLVLERRRQPQELDSFLWLCPKCGEKLYEESLHVTNLVTQLPPVFEHFYGNPDNCTCKKCGTKVARGGAPK; from the coding sequence ATGGGACGACTGACCCCCATCAACTTCAAGAAGTGGATCGACGAGCACCGCCACCTGCTCAAGCCGCCCGTGGGCAACCAGCAGGTCTGGGCGGACCGGGACTTCATGGTCACCGTGGTGGGCGGGCCCAACTCGCGCACGGACTTCCACGTCAACGAGGGCGAGGAGTTCTTCTACCAGCTGGAGGGCGACATCACCCTGCGCGTCATCGACGAGGGGCAGGTGCAGGACGTCCCCATCCGCGAGGGCGAAATCTTCCTCCTGCCGCCCAAGGTGCCGCACTCGCCGCAGCGGCCCCCCAACACCATCGGGCTGGTGCTGGAGCGCCGCCGCCAGCCGCAGGAGCTGGACTCCTTCCTGTGGCTGTGCCCGAAGTGCGGCGAGAAGCTCTATGAGGAATCGCTGCACGTCACGAATCTGGTGACGCAGCTGCCGCCGGTGTTCGAGCACTTCTATGGCAACCCCGACAACTGCACGTGCAAGAAGTGCGGCACGAAGGTGGCGCGGGGTGGTGCGCCCAAGTGA